Proteins found in one Syngnathus acus chromosome 9, fSynAcu1.2, whole genome shotgun sequence genomic segment:
- the mtmr3 gene encoding myotubularin-related protein 3 isoform X7, with the protein MEEEGQKTSECIQANQIFPKKSPVLEEENMQVPFPELHGEFTEYVGRAEDAIIAISNYRLHIKFKQSVVNSCCCEVSVPLQLIESVECRDMFQLHVTCKDCKVVRCQFSAFEQCQEWLKRLSAVVRPPSRLEDLFSFAFHAWCMDVYAGEKEQHGELCRPGEHVTSWFKNEVERMGFDTQNAWRISDINCKFRLCPSYPQQLLVPAWITDKELDNVAAFRSWKRFPAVVYRHLSTGAVIARCGQPEVSWWGWRNADDEHLVQSIGKACAVDSNSHKLLSNGTSINGSELPDTDFESSMTNSSEVEKLAIQPHKLLILDARSYAAAVANRAKGGGCECPEYYPNCEVVFMGMANIHSIRKSFQSLRFLCTQMPDPANWLSALESTKWLQHLSLLLKAALLVVNAVDRDQRPVLVHCSDGWDRTPQIVALSKLLLDPYYRTIEGFQVLVEMDWLDFGHKFADRCGHGENSEDVNERCPVFLQWLDCVHQLQRQFPCSFEFNEAFLVKLVQHAYSCLFGTFLCNSGKEREDRHVQERTCSVWSLLRPANRTLRNMLYSSHSETVLHPVCHVRNLMLWTAVYLPSSSPTTPSDDSCAPYPLPGSNPEEAPLGRCTKTRSFDNLPSACELGSSLAPNRRSSDPNLNEKWQDHRRSLDLNMAVGPDEDGDQNHEAQCNRLGLHSNRVDAKMDASPHPRDSPSELAEVAIMHAATTREETKEAELSVAVGVAEGQMENILQEATKEDMGADAQRVGSAADTHVINAAVGEEVTGSSANDVDDDVTDGNGDESVEKNDTGEVLANGHHLENGYAEAEENSESSALPAQTSIEQEHLRDDEAQIPEDVTKQVVEKCSEQLEHAHENFESSSGEPELPATQRTLMNGFAHRSPEETDADEETCSACDPDRGLSESGEQAEKRASLMESSTETLTEEVCSRFELPAQPPPLCQSYQVCSNGKGPPHSSKDKVLETVEQSFTRIFNEGSKRSSVSAFQCASADLTRDRLCNGDSSDGEPIGGPHSVKANGERAPLSRQVSLASCNSLNLHHRGSCSQQRWCHAQLGRPAASPEQPSRSHLDDDGLMLHTDAIQQRLRQIEAGHQMEVETLKRQVQELWSRLENQQHAGSHRVNGNGGDEMTLMTDSEYNVDPNCLSHCSTELFSEASWEQVDKQDTEVTRWYPDHLAAQCYGCESRFWLATRKHHCSGREPVQEV; encoded by the exons ATG gaggaggaggggcagaAGACCTCAGAGTGTATCCAGGCCAATCAAATTTTCCCAAAGAAATCTCCTGTcttggaagaagaaaacatgcag GTGCCCTTTCCTGAGCTGCACGGGGAGTTTACAGAGTATGTGGGGAGGGCAGAGGATGCCATCATTGCAATATCCAACTACCGCCTACACATCAAGTTCAAGCAGTCTGTTGTCAAT AGTTGTTGTTGTGAGGTGTCA GTGCCCCTGCAGCTCATTGAAAGTGTGGAGTGTCGTGATATGTTCCAGCTGCATGTCACCTGCAAGGACTGTAAAGTTGTTAG GTGTCAATTCTCCGCATTCGAGCAATGTCAGGAATGGCTAAAGCGTCTCAGTGCAGTGGTGCGCCCCCCTTCTCGCTTAGAAGATCTCTTCTCCTTCGCCTTTCATGCCTGGTGCATGGATGTGTACGCTGGCGAGAAGGAGCAGCACGGAGAGCTTTGCAGACCAG GTGAACATGTGACCTCCTGGTTCAAGAATGAGGTGGAGAGGATGGGCTTTGACACCCAAAATGCCTGGAGAATATCTGACATCAACTGCAAGTTTAG GCTTTGCCCCAGCTATCCCCAGCAGCTTCTTGTACCAGCCTGGATCACTGACAAGGAGCTGGACAATGTGGCAGCATTCCGCTCCTGGAAAAGGTTTCCTGCCGTGGTATATCG GCACCTGAGCACGGGGGCTGTGATCGCCCGTTGCGGTCAGCCAGAGGTCAGCTGGTGGGGCTGGCGGAATGCTGATGACGAGCACTTAGTTCAGTCCATTGGGAAGGCCTGTGCCGTGGATAGCAATTCTCACAAGCTCCTGTCCAATGGAACCTCCATCAATGGGTCTGAACTGCCTGACACTGATTTTG AGTCTTCAATGACCAACAGCTCagaggtggaaaaactggCCATCCAGCCACACAAGTTACTGATTCTAGATGCCAGGTCCTACGCTGCAGCTGTAGCCAACAGGGCAAAGGGGGGAGGCTGCGAATGTCCTG AATACTATCCCAACTGTGAGGTGGTGTTCATGGGCATGGCCAACATTCACTCCATACGCAAGAGTTTCCAGTCCCTACGTTTCCTCTGCACTCAGATGCCGGATCCAGCAAA CTGGCTATCTGCGCTGGAGAGCACCAAGTGGTTGCAGCATCTGTCACTGCTGCTGAAGGCAGCCCTGCTGGTGGTCAATGCAGTGGATCGAGACCAAAGGCCTGTTTTGGTGCATTGCTCTGACGGCTGGGACCGGACACCTCAAATTGTTGCACTGTCCAAGTTGCTTCTTGACCCATATTACCGCACCATAGAG GGCTTCCAAGTTTTGGTTGAGATGGACTGGTTGGACTTTGGCCACAAGTTTGCTGACCGATGTGGCCACGGAGAAAACTCTGAGGATGTGAATGAACGCTGTCCCGTCTTCCTGCAATGGCTGGACTGTGTTCACCAGCTGCAGAGGCAATTTCCCTGCTCCTTTGAGTTTAACGAGGCCTTCCTG GTGAAACTGGTGCAACACGCATACTCCTGCCTCTTCGGCACCTTCCTGTGTAACAGCGGCAAAGAGAGGGAAGACCGGCATGTTCAAGAGAGGACCTGTTCGGTGTGGTCCCTGCTGAGACCCGCCAACCGCACACTGCGGAACATGCTGTACTCCTCACACTCCGAGACT GTTCTCCACCCAGTGTGTCATGTGCGCAATCTGAtgctctggacagcagtctaCCTGCCCAGCTCCTCCCCCACCACCCCTTCTGACGATTCCTGTGCGCCATATCCTTTACCTGGCAGCAACCCCGAGGAGGCCCCTCTGGGCAG ATGTACGAAGACACGCTCCTTCGATAATTTGCCCAGTGCTTGTGAGCTGGGAAGCTCTCTGGCTCCTAACCGCCGCTCCAGCGACCCAAACCTCAATGAGAAGTGGCAGGACCACCGGCGCTCTCTGGATCTCAACATGGCAGTCGGGCCAGATGAAGACGGGGACCAGAATCATGAGGCGCAGTGTAATAGATTGGGCCTTCACTCGAACAGAGTGGACGCTAAGATGGATGCCAGCCCGCATCCACGGGACTCACCCTCTGAGTTGGCAGAGGTCGCCATCATGCACGCTGCGACCACAAGAGAGGAAACCAAGGAGGCCGAATTGTCTGTGGCAGTGGGTGTGGCCGAAGGCCAGATGGAAAACATTCTTCAAGAAGCTACCAAGGAGGACATGGGAGCAGATGCTCAGAGAGTTGGAAGTGCTGCTGACACCCACGTCATTAACGCAGCTGTCGGGGAGGAGGTGACAGGCTCAAGCGCTaatgatgttgatgatgatgttaCTGATGGCAACGGTGATGAGTCTGTCGAGAAGAATGACACAGGAGAAGTGCTTGCTAACGGACACCATTTAGAAAATGGTTATGCAGAGGCTGAAGAGAATAGTGAGTCTTCTGCTCTACCTGCACAGACGTCAATTGAGCAGGAGCACCTGAGAGATGACGAAGCCCAAATACCCGAAGATGTGACGAAGCAGGTTGTGGAGAAATGTTCTGAGCAGCTGGAGCATGCTCATGAAAACTTTGAATCAAGTTCAGGCGAGCCGGAGCTACCTGCAACTCAAAGAACTCTGATGAACGGCTTTGCTCACCGGTCACCTGAGGAAACTGATGCGGATGAGGAGACCTGCTCTGCTTGCGACCCTGACAGAGGTTTGTCGGAGTCAGGGGAACAGGCAGAGAAGAGGGCCTCCCTGATGGAAAGCTCCACAGAGACATTAACAGAGGAGGTCTGCAGCAGGTTTGAACTCCCCGCACAGCCTCCTCCTCTCTGTCAGAGCTATCAGGTCTGCAGCAATGGCAAGGGCCCACCGCATTCCTCCAAGGACAAAGTGCTGGAGACTGTTGAACAGAGCTTTACCAGAATTTTCAACGAGGGCAGCAAGCGATCCTCTGTCAGTGCCTTTCAGTGTGCGAGTGCTGACCTCACCCGCGACAGACTTTGCAACGGTGACAGTTCCGACGGGGAACCTATCGGAGGACCTCACTCGGTCAAAGCGAATGGCGAGCGGGCCCCGCTGAGCCGCCAGGTGTCCCTGGCAAGCTGCAACTCCCTAAATCTCCATCACCGAGGCAGCTGCTCACAACAACGTTGGTGCCACGCGCAACTGGGCCGCCCCGCTGCCAGCCCAGAGCAGCCGTCTCGCAGCCACCTGGACGACGACGGGCTGATGCTGCACACAGATGCCATCCAGCAAAGGCTGAGGCAGATTGAAGCTGGCCACCAGATGGAAGTGGAGACCCTGAAGAGGCAGGTACAGGAGTTGTGGAGTCGCCTGGAAAATCAGCAGCACGCCGGCTCGCATCGGGTCAATGGAAACGGGGGAGATGAAATG ACCTTGATGACAGACTCTGAATACAACGTGGACCCCAACTGCCTGTCACACTGCAGCACAGAGCTGTTCTCCGAAGCCAGCTGGGAGCAGGTGGACAAGCAGGACACTGAG GTTACCCGCTGGTACCCTGATCATTTGGCTGCCCAGTGTTACGGCTGTGAGAGCAGGTTCTGGCTCGCTACCAGGAAGCATCACTGCAG
- the mtmr3 gene encoding myotubularin-related protein 3 isoform X3: MEEEGQKTSECIQANQIFPKKSPVLEEENMQVPFPELHGEFTEYVGRAEDAIIAISNYRLHIKFKQSVVNSCCCEVSVPLQLIESVECRDMFQLHVTCKDCKVVRCQFSAFEQCQEWLKRLSAVVRPPSRLEDLFSFAFHAWCMDVYAGEKEQHGELCRPGEHVTSWFKNEVERMGFDTQNAWRISDINCKFRLCPSYPQQLLVPAWITDKELDNVAAFRSWKRFPAVVYRHLSTGAVIARCGQPEVSWWGWRNADDEHLVQSIGKACAVDSNSHKLLSNGTSINGSELPDTDFESSMTNSSEVEKLAIQPHKLLILDARSYAAAVANRAKGGGCECPEYYPNCEVVFMGMANIHSIRKSFQSLRFLCTQMPDPANWLSALESTKWLQHLSLLLKAALLVVNAVDRDQRPVLVHCSDGWDRTPQIVALSKLLLDPYYRTIEGFQVLVEMDWLDFGHKFADRCGHGENSEDVNERCPVFLQWLDCVHQLQRQFPCSFEFNEAFLVKLVQHAYSCLFGTFLCNSGKEREDRHVQERTCSVWSLLRPANRTLRNMLYSSHSETVLHPVCHVRNLMLWTAVYLPSSSPTTPSDDSCAPYPLPGSNPEEAPLGRCTKTRSFDNLPSACELGSSLAPNRRSSDPNLNEKWQDHRRSLDLNMAVGPDEDGDQNHEAQCNRLGLHSNRVDAKMDASPHPRDSPSELAEVAIMHAATTREETKEAELSVAVGVAEGQMENILQEATKEDMGADAQRVGSAADTHVINAAVGEEVTGSSANDVDDDVTDGNGDESVEKNDTGEVLANGHHLENGYAEAEENSESSALPAQTSIEQEHLRDDEAQIPEDVTKQVVEKCSEQLEHAHENFESSSGEPELPATQRTLMNGFAHRSPEETDADEETCSACDPDRGLSESGEQAEKRASLMESSTETLTEEVCSRFELPAQPPPLCQSYQVCSNGKGPPHSSKDKVLETVEQSFTRIFNEGSKRSSVSAFQCASADLTRDRLCNGDSSDGEPIGGPHSVKANGERAPLSRQVSLASCNSLNLHHRGSCSQQRWCHAQLGRPAASPEQPSRSHLDDDGLMLHTDAIQQRLRQIEAGHQMEVETLKRQVQELWSRLENQQHAGSHRVNGNGGDEMTLMTDSEYNVDPNCLSHCSTELFSEASWEQVDKQDTEVTRWYPDHLAAQCYGCESRFWLATRKHHCSGREPVQEVWNCGNVFCASCCDQKIPVPSQQLFEPSRVCRSCYGNLRLGPLPLDKPIAASSN, translated from the exons ATG gaggaggaggggcagaAGACCTCAGAGTGTATCCAGGCCAATCAAATTTTCCCAAAGAAATCTCCTGTcttggaagaagaaaacatgcag GTGCCCTTTCCTGAGCTGCACGGGGAGTTTACAGAGTATGTGGGGAGGGCAGAGGATGCCATCATTGCAATATCCAACTACCGCCTACACATCAAGTTCAAGCAGTCTGTTGTCAAT AGTTGTTGTTGTGAGGTGTCA GTGCCCCTGCAGCTCATTGAAAGTGTGGAGTGTCGTGATATGTTCCAGCTGCATGTCACCTGCAAGGACTGTAAAGTTGTTAG GTGTCAATTCTCCGCATTCGAGCAATGTCAGGAATGGCTAAAGCGTCTCAGTGCAGTGGTGCGCCCCCCTTCTCGCTTAGAAGATCTCTTCTCCTTCGCCTTTCATGCCTGGTGCATGGATGTGTACGCTGGCGAGAAGGAGCAGCACGGAGAGCTTTGCAGACCAG GTGAACATGTGACCTCCTGGTTCAAGAATGAGGTGGAGAGGATGGGCTTTGACACCCAAAATGCCTGGAGAATATCTGACATCAACTGCAAGTTTAG GCTTTGCCCCAGCTATCCCCAGCAGCTTCTTGTACCAGCCTGGATCACTGACAAGGAGCTGGACAATGTGGCAGCATTCCGCTCCTGGAAAAGGTTTCCTGCCGTGGTATATCG GCACCTGAGCACGGGGGCTGTGATCGCCCGTTGCGGTCAGCCAGAGGTCAGCTGGTGGGGCTGGCGGAATGCTGATGACGAGCACTTAGTTCAGTCCATTGGGAAGGCCTGTGCCGTGGATAGCAATTCTCACAAGCTCCTGTCCAATGGAACCTCCATCAATGGGTCTGAACTGCCTGACACTGATTTTG AGTCTTCAATGACCAACAGCTCagaggtggaaaaactggCCATCCAGCCACACAAGTTACTGATTCTAGATGCCAGGTCCTACGCTGCAGCTGTAGCCAACAGGGCAAAGGGGGGAGGCTGCGAATGTCCTG AATACTATCCCAACTGTGAGGTGGTGTTCATGGGCATGGCCAACATTCACTCCATACGCAAGAGTTTCCAGTCCCTACGTTTCCTCTGCACTCAGATGCCGGATCCAGCAAA CTGGCTATCTGCGCTGGAGAGCACCAAGTGGTTGCAGCATCTGTCACTGCTGCTGAAGGCAGCCCTGCTGGTGGTCAATGCAGTGGATCGAGACCAAAGGCCTGTTTTGGTGCATTGCTCTGACGGCTGGGACCGGACACCTCAAATTGTTGCACTGTCCAAGTTGCTTCTTGACCCATATTACCGCACCATAGAG GGCTTCCAAGTTTTGGTTGAGATGGACTGGTTGGACTTTGGCCACAAGTTTGCTGACCGATGTGGCCACGGAGAAAACTCTGAGGATGTGAATGAACGCTGTCCCGTCTTCCTGCAATGGCTGGACTGTGTTCACCAGCTGCAGAGGCAATTTCCCTGCTCCTTTGAGTTTAACGAGGCCTTCCTG GTGAAACTGGTGCAACACGCATACTCCTGCCTCTTCGGCACCTTCCTGTGTAACAGCGGCAAAGAGAGGGAAGACCGGCATGTTCAAGAGAGGACCTGTTCGGTGTGGTCCCTGCTGAGACCCGCCAACCGCACACTGCGGAACATGCTGTACTCCTCACACTCCGAGACT GTTCTCCACCCAGTGTGTCATGTGCGCAATCTGAtgctctggacagcagtctaCCTGCCCAGCTCCTCCCCCACCACCCCTTCTGACGATTCCTGTGCGCCATATCCTTTACCTGGCAGCAACCCCGAGGAGGCCCCTCTGGGCAG ATGTACGAAGACACGCTCCTTCGATAATTTGCCCAGTGCTTGTGAGCTGGGAAGCTCTCTGGCTCCTAACCGCCGCTCCAGCGACCCAAACCTCAATGAGAAGTGGCAGGACCACCGGCGCTCTCTGGATCTCAACATGGCAGTCGGGCCAGATGAAGACGGGGACCAGAATCATGAGGCGCAGTGTAATAGATTGGGCCTTCACTCGAACAGAGTGGACGCTAAGATGGATGCCAGCCCGCATCCACGGGACTCACCCTCTGAGTTGGCAGAGGTCGCCATCATGCACGCTGCGACCACAAGAGAGGAAACCAAGGAGGCCGAATTGTCTGTGGCAGTGGGTGTGGCCGAAGGCCAGATGGAAAACATTCTTCAAGAAGCTACCAAGGAGGACATGGGAGCAGATGCTCAGAGAGTTGGAAGTGCTGCTGACACCCACGTCATTAACGCAGCTGTCGGGGAGGAGGTGACAGGCTCAAGCGCTaatgatgttgatgatgatgttaCTGATGGCAACGGTGATGAGTCTGTCGAGAAGAATGACACAGGAGAAGTGCTTGCTAACGGACACCATTTAGAAAATGGTTATGCAGAGGCTGAAGAGAATAGTGAGTCTTCTGCTCTACCTGCACAGACGTCAATTGAGCAGGAGCACCTGAGAGATGACGAAGCCCAAATACCCGAAGATGTGACGAAGCAGGTTGTGGAGAAATGTTCTGAGCAGCTGGAGCATGCTCATGAAAACTTTGAATCAAGTTCAGGCGAGCCGGAGCTACCTGCAACTCAAAGAACTCTGATGAACGGCTTTGCTCACCGGTCACCTGAGGAAACTGATGCGGATGAGGAGACCTGCTCTGCTTGCGACCCTGACAGAGGTTTGTCGGAGTCAGGGGAACAGGCAGAGAAGAGGGCCTCCCTGATGGAAAGCTCCACAGAGACATTAACAGAGGAGGTCTGCAGCAGGTTTGAACTCCCCGCACAGCCTCCTCCTCTCTGTCAGAGCTATCAGGTCTGCAGCAATGGCAAGGGCCCACCGCATTCCTCCAAGGACAAAGTGCTGGAGACTGTTGAACAGAGCTTTACCAGAATTTTCAACGAGGGCAGCAAGCGATCCTCTGTCAGTGCCTTTCAGTGTGCGAGTGCTGACCTCACCCGCGACAGACTTTGCAACGGTGACAGTTCCGACGGGGAACCTATCGGAGGACCTCACTCGGTCAAAGCGAATGGCGAGCGGGCCCCGCTGAGCCGCCAGGTGTCCCTGGCAAGCTGCAACTCCCTAAATCTCCATCACCGAGGCAGCTGCTCACAACAACGTTGGTGCCACGCGCAACTGGGCCGCCCCGCTGCCAGCCCAGAGCAGCCGTCTCGCAGCCACCTGGACGACGACGGGCTGATGCTGCACACAGATGCCATCCAGCAAAGGCTGAGGCAGATTGAAGCTGGCCACCAGATGGAAGTGGAGACCCTGAAGAGGCAGGTACAGGAGTTGTGGAGTCGCCTGGAAAATCAGCAGCACGCCGGCTCGCATCGGGTCAATGGAAACGGGGGAGATGAAATG ACCTTGATGACAGACTCTGAATACAACGTGGACCCCAACTGCCTGTCACACTGCAGCACAGAGCTGTTCTCCGAAGCCAGCTGGGAGCAGGTGGACAAGCAGGACACTGAG GTTACCCGCTGGTACCCTGATCATTTGGCTGCCCAGTGTTACGGCTGTGAGAGCAGGTTCTGGCTCGCTACCAGGAAGCATCACTGCAG